A stretch of the Filimonas lacunae genome encodes the following:
- the rplO gene encoding 50S ribosomal protein L15, with protein MKLHNLKPAEGAVHKDKRLGRGEASGKGGTSTKGNKGGQSRAGYQRKNGHEGGQMPIQRRIPKRGFKNNNRIEYTVFNLGQVSQISEKYGITEFSLENLYINGLVSRTDRVKILGNGELTAKITFKVDAVSEKAKAAIEAAGGTVEVLK; from the coding sequence ATGAAACTGCATAATCTTAAGCCAGCAGAAGGTGCTGTACATAAAGACAAACGTTTAGGTCGTGGTGAAGCGAGTGGTAAAGGTGGTACATCTACAAAAGGTAACAAGGGTGGTCAAAGCCGCGCAGGTTATCAGCGTAAAAATGGTCACGAAGGTGGTCAGATGCCTATCCAAAGACGTATTCCTAAGCGTGGATTTAAAAACAACAACCGTATTGAGTATACAGTATTTAACCTGGGTCAGGTTTCTCAGATCTCAGAAAAATACGGTATTACTGAATTTTCTCTGGAGAACCTGTATATCAATGGCTTAGTAAGCCGTACTGACAGGGTTAAAATTTTAGGTAACGGTGAATTAACCGCTAAAATTACCTTTAAAGTTGATGCAGTAAGTGAAAAAGCAAAAGCGGCTATTGAAGCTGCTGGTGGAACTGTTGAAGTTTTGAAATAA
- the rpmD gene encoding 50S ribosomal protein L30, with protein MKKIKITQVKSAIDRPERQKLTLQALGLNKLNSSKEVEATPQILGMVTKVSHLIKVEELA; from the coding sequence ATGAAAAAGATTAAAATAACTCAGGTTAAGAGCGCAATCGACAGACCTGAACGTCAGAAACTGACTTTGCAAGCTTTAGGTTTAAACAAACTTAACTCTTCAAAAGAAGTTGAAGCTACTCCACAGATTTTAGGTATGGTTACTAAAGTTAGCCATTTGATTAAAGTGGAAGAATTAGCTTAG